A stretch of the Gossypium hirsutum isolate 1008001.06 chromosome D07, Gossypium_hirsutum_v2.1, whole genome shotgun sequence genome encodes the following:
- the LOC107953784 gene encoding ethylene-responsive transcription factor SHINE 2, with product MVQTKKFRGVRQRQWGSWVSEIRHPLLKRRVWLGTFETAEAAARAYDQAAILMNGQNAKTNFPVPNSGGDDNGSSPLPAETLSEFLGAKLRKCCKDQSPSLTCLRLDTDNAHIGVWQKRAGSRSSSNWVMRVELGNKKTTMEDGAASSSSELSHMVEETEAVGEEDRVAMQMIEELLNWNCPMNSTSAGV from the exons ATGGTACAAACAAAGAAATTCAGAGGTGTCCGCCAGCGTCAGTGGGGCTCTTGGGTTTCTGAAATTCGCCATCCTTTACT GAAAAGAAGGGTATGGTTGGGCACATTTGAGACGGCTGAGGCGGCGGCAAGGGCATATGACCAGGCTGCCATTTTGATGAACGGGCAAAATGCGAAGACCAATTTCCCAGTACCCAACAGTGGTGGTGATGATAATGGGTCTTCTCCGTTGCCTGCCGAGACTTTGTCTGAGTTTTTGGGTGCTAAGCTAAGGAAGTGCTGCAAAGACCAATCTCCATCACTAACTTGTCTCAGGCTGGACACCGATAATGCTCATATTGGGGTGTGGCAAAAACGAGCGGGGAGTCGTTCAAGCTCCAACTGGGTGATGAGAGTTGAGCTGGGGAATAAGAAGACAACAATGGAAGATGGAGCAGCTTCGTCTTCGTCAGAGTTATCGCATATGGTTGAGGAGACTGAAGCAGTGGGAGAAGAAGATAGGGTTGCAATGCAGATGATTGAAGAATTACTCAATTGGAATTGTCCTATGAACTCAACTTCAGCTGGagtttag
- the LOC107953783 gene encoding phospholipase D alpha 1, with the protein MEQHLLHGTLNVTINEIDRLKISGGLLSKDVGLLEKGKILLAQLKRLVLCQSITDSKIYATVDLDKARVARTRTVKNEGQASPWNESFRIYCGHLISHIIFTVKYVNPIGATLIGRAYVPVQDIINGNIVDRWVNILDQNHVPIHGDSKIHVHLQFFNVTQDPHWSRGIKNRDFNGVPYTYFAQRQGCKVTLYKDAHNEEDSQPVFLAGGERYQVHRCWEDIFDAIYNAKHFIYITGWSVYTKITLIRDPRRPKPGGDLTLGELLKEKAKQGVTVLMLVWDDRTSVKELKKDGLMATHDEETANVFKGTNVHCVLCPRKPDHDESIVQESDINTMFTHHQKTVVVDGELPSERSGKRTVVSFVGGIDLCDGRYDTQEHPLFSTLGTVHHDDFHQPNFAGSSIKKGGPREPWHDIHCKLEGPVAWDVLYNFEQRWQKQVGTDILIPRTKLDEMVIQPSPLTSRNDPETWNVQIFRSIDGGAAAGFPEEPNEAAKMGLVSGKNVTIDRSIQDAYINAIRRAKNFIYIENQYFLGSSFAWKSQGIKVEDIGALHLIPKELSLKIVSKIEAGERFTVYIVIPMWPEGIPESQSVQAILDWQRRTMEMMYTDITEALKKKGLNANPRDYLTFFCLGNKETTKSREYVPPEKPDPNSDYARAQQSRRFMIYVHAKMMIVDDEYIIIGSANIKQRSMDGGRDTEIAMGAFQPFHIATDRQRAKGQIYGFRMALWREHLGLPRPHTIFEYPESPQCVQTVNSLAEELWNEYSSDAVVQDLPGHLLRYPIEISDTGAITTLPNMEFFPDTKARILGTKSKPIPGIKSDYVLTLLTT; encoded by the exons ATGGAGCAACATTTGCTGCATGGCACACTTAATGTGACCATAAATGAGATTGATAGACTAAAGATCTCTGGAGGATTGCTCAGCAAG GATGTTGGACTATTGGAGAAAGGGAAAATATTGCTAGCCCAGCTTAAGAGACTCGTGCTATGCCAATCA ATCACTGATTCAAAAATATATGCAACAGTTGATCTAGATAAGGCAAGGGTGGCAAGGACCAGAACGGTAAAAAATGAAGGCCAAGCATCTCCATGGAACGAGAGTTTCCGCATCTATTGTGGACACTTAATCTCACACATCATCTTCACAGTCAAATATGTTAACCCTATTGGTGCAACACTCATTGGCAGAGCTTATGTTCCAGTTCAAGATATCATTAATGGAAACATAGTGGACCGGTGGGTTAACATCTTGGACCAAAACCATGTTCCCATTCATGGAGATTCCAAGATCCATGTTCACCTCCAGTTCTTCAATGTCACCCAAGATCCTCATTGGTCTCGAGGGATTAAAAACCGAGATTTTAATGGAGTTCCCTACACTTACTTTGCTCAACGACAAGGCTGCAAAGTTACACTTTACAAAGATGCTCATAATGAAGAGGATTCCCAACCGGTGTTTTTGGCTGGAGGTGAGCGCTATCAGGTTCATAGATGCTGGGAAGACATCTTTGATGCAATATACAATGCcaaacattttatatatataaccgGGTGGTCTGTATACACCAAGATAACCTTGATACGGGACCCGAGACGGCCGAAGCCTGGTGGCGACCTAACACTCGGAGAGCTTCTCAAAGAAAAGGCTAAACAAGGTGTGACGGTTCTTATGCTTGTTTGGGATGATAGAACTTCGGTTAAGGAGCTGAAGAAGGATGGTTTAATGGCAACTCATGATGAAGAAACCGCTAATGTCTTCAAGGGTACTAATGTGCATTGTGTTTTATGTCCTCGGAAACCTGATCATGATGAAAGTATTGTTCAGGAAAGTGATATAAACACCATGTTTACTCACCATCAGAAGACGGTGGTCGTCGACGGCGAATTGCCAAGCGAAAGGTCCGGAAAGCGGACGGTAGTTAGTTTTGTCGGTGGTATTGATCTTTGCGACGGGAGATACGATACACAAGAGCATCCCCTGTTTAGTACTCTAGGGACGGTCCATCATGACGATTTCCATCAGCCGAATTTTGCTGGTTCTTCGATCAAGAAGGGTGGTCCGAGGGAACCTTGGCATGATATTCATTGCAAGCTAGAAGGTCCAGTTGCTTGGGACGTGTTGTACAATTTCGAGCAGCGATGGCAAAAGCAAGTTGGGACCGATATCCTGATCCCGCGAACCAAGCTCGATGAAATGGTGATTCAACCGTCGCCATTGACATCACGGAACGACCCTGAAACATGGAACGTTCAGATATTCAGATCCATTGACGGTGGGGCAGCTGCTGGATTCCCTGAAGAACCCAATGAAGCCGCCAAAATGGGTCTCGTAAGCGGAAAAAACGTAACCATTGATCGAAGCATCCAAGATGCTTATATCAATGCTATCCGAAGGGCGAAGAATTTCATTTATATTGAGAATCAGTATTTCTTGGGAAGCTCATTTGCCTGGAAATCACAAGGTATCAAGGTGGAGGACATTGGTGCTTTGCATCTCATACCAAAGGAGCTTTCACTGAAAATTGTGAGCAAAATTGAAGCTGGAGAAAGGTTCACTGTCTACATAGTGATCCCAATGTGGCCTGAAGGTATACCTGAGAGTCAATCCGTTCAAGCAATTTTAGATTGGCAAAGGAGAACAATGGAGATGATGTACACTGATATTACTGAAGCTCTTAAAAAAAAGGGACTGAATGCAAATCCCAGGGACTATTTGACATTTTTCTGCCTTGGAAACAAGGAGACCACAAAATCTAGAGAATATGTACCTCCTGAGAAACCGGATCCTAATTCAGATTACGCTAGAGCTCAGCAGTCGCGACGTTTCATGATCTACGTTCACGCGAAAATGATGATTG TGGATGATGAATACATCATAATTGGATCAGCCAACATCAAACAGAGATCAATGGATGGTGGGAGAGACACTGAGATTGCCATGGGAGCATTTCAACCGTTTCATATAGCAACCGATCGCCAACGAGCCAAGGGTCAAATCTATGGTTTCCGAATGGCATTGTGGCGGGAGCACCTTGGACTTCCAAGACCACACACCATTTTCGAGTATCCAGAGAGTCCACAATGTGTTCAGACAGTCAATTCCTTAGCGGAGGAGCTATGGAATGAGTATTCAAGCGATGCAGTGGTTCAAGATCTGCCTGGTCACCTGCTTCGATATCCGATCGAAATCAGCGACACCGGAGCCATTACGACGTTGCCGAACATGGAGTTTTTCCCGGACACGAAAGCTCGTATCCTAGGCACCAAATCCAAACCTATCCCTGGCATCAAATCTGATTACGTTCTTACTCTCTTAACCACCTAG